The genomic DNA TGCGGCTGAAAGACATTGTTCAGATGGTGCGCACCCGTCTGGAGCTCAGGGGAATTAAAGTGAAAGATGTCCGTCTGAACGGCTCTACAGCCAGCCATGTGCTGGTGCAGGACATTGGCTGGAGCTACAAGGACCTGGACATCATCTTCAGGGTGGACCTGCCCCTGGAGTCAGGGTTCCAGCTGGTCAAAGATGTGGTGCTGGGCACTCTGCTGGACTTCCTCCCTGAGGGGGTGAACAAGGAGAAGATCACCCCCATGACCCTAAAGGAGGTCTATGTTCAGAAGCTGGTCAAGGTGTATACAGAGCAGGACCGCTGGagcctcatctccctctccaacaACAACGGGCGCAACGTGGAGCTGAAGTTTGTGGACTCTATCCGACGGCAGTTTGAGTTCAGCGTGGATTCATTTCAGATCGTGTTGGACTCTCTGCTCTCCTTTTACGACTTCTCGCCGGAGAACCCTATGTCTCGCCACTTCCACCCCACTGTGGTGGGTGAGAGCGTGTACGGGGACTTTGGTGCGTCTCTGGACCACCTCATGAACAAACTGATCGCCACCAAGCGGCCAGAGGAGATCCGTGGTGGTGGCCTTCTCAAGTACTGCAACCTACTGGTGAGAGACTTCCGGCCCACCTCGGAGGAGGAGTTCAAGGGCCTGGAGCGTTATATGTGCTCCCGCTTCTTCATCGACTTCCCCGATATTGGTGAGCAGCAACGGAAGCTGGAAGCCTACTTACAGAGCCACTTTGTGGGTGAGGAGAAGAGCAAGTATGACTACCTCATGATCCTGCGGCGTGTGGTCAACGAGAGCACGGTGTGCCTCATGGGCCACGAGAGGCGGCAGACCCTTAACCTAATCTCGTTGACAGCCTTCAGGGTGCTGGCTGAGCAGAACGCCATCCCAGATGCATCCAGTGTCACCTGCTACTACCAGCCGGCACCCTACGTCCGAGACCACAACTTCAGCAACTACTACGTTGCCTCGTGTAACCAGAATATTCCAACATGGCTGCCATGTAACTGAGACCCATATAACACAAAGACTGCTGCTTTGAGAAAGGGGAAAAAAAGAGAAGTCAGATGTGCCCAAAAAAAATAGAAATGCCCAAAAAAATTGAAATTTCGCTCTGTAGTCATAAAGGATATATTTAAATGGCCAAGTGTTTAGTTTTTATTTTGGTCTCCCTTCTCCTTTCTCATTCCTTATCTACAGAGGTGTCAAGATCATTGGATCAAAAGTGATATTTTTTAAGTGTTATTTTGATTATATTTTTTTTGCCTTTTCTCCGATTgtaatgttttggtttgtttcCCCTAATGAGAAAATTGGCTTCAAATTAACGTCCTGATTCAAGAATGAGTTCTACTTGGTGCCCACATGTTAAGTGCATTTGGTCCATCTTCAAAGAAAGGGAAACAAATATTTAGAGGTTTATTTGGGTTTTGCTCCTGTGTGTATTGaagaaaaaacaaaaaaaagctgAAAATTGtcatatatattaaaaaaaaaaaattaaaaaaaaggtTAACTAAAGAGATGTGAAGCACAAAGTGTAAAAGGTAATCCTGAGATGACATCAATGTTTAGTTCAATGATGAGCAGTATGGGTTTGCTCATCAGTGTTTTGAGGAATTTTCTACTCGTGAGATGACTGTCCCCATCTCACTTAGAAGGCATCCAATCTAAATGGGAGGCAGAGGAGTGGCTCATTTTGTTTTTAAAGCAAAGGTGTAAAAAAGGAAAGGTAATCTGACCCAATATCACTAGCACAGTGCTGCCCAGAGTGCCTGTGCTGTGTAGACTTTGTAgagatttgtattttattttctgcTGTGACTGGCCTCCTTCCTAAATCTGTTCAGCCAATACTATGTATAGACAATAGTTCATACTATAtagggtgcatctcaatagtgtTAAGTGGCTTCCTCTCCCTAGTATCCTCTCCTCCATGCAACGGGTCAAGTAGAAATGTAGACTGCCTATCCAAACCTTTCACCTGTTTGTGGTAATGCTTGAAAGGAGCCTAGCAAAGGAAGCCATGAATGAGTATTGAGAAGCACACCATACAGTGTAATTCTTTGGGCCTTTTTGCTCAACCGACTGTGGCTAATGTATGTTGTGGGGAGTTGCTATTCTTTTCTTTTAAACCTCTTCCAAAACATTGGTGCAGCAGTGACCACTCAAGATGTCAGAGTTTACGGTCCATGTGGTGGGGTCTACTGTAAGCTCATTCGGAGAACAGGACAGGGCCTTCAGCTCCCTCTTTCTGGAGTCTAGTCTGAAAGTCATGGAGAGACTGTCCTTTCCCTTAAAAGGAGCCCCACTTGGCGGGGCCCTGGAACCCCTTGCAGGCCTTCCTTTGCAGGCAGTGGCCTGAAATGGGATCCCAGTCTGGTGCAGGTCAGCCAATAGCTGTAACGGCAGCCAACAATTAAAGTGGGGAGGGAGTGTAAGGTAGAGAATGGCGAGGTTGTGCCAGTGTGTGACGGCAACCTTATGCGTGGGGGCTGA from Oncorhynchus keta strain PuntledgeMale-10-30-2019 chromosome 7, Oket_V2, whole genome shotgun sequence includes the following:
- the LOC118386239 gene encoding terminal nucleotidyltransferase 5C is translated as MANKAESTMSTSTSESVSHSVLSWDQVGRLNEVLTAVVPVHGRGNFPTLEVRLKDIVQMVRTRLELRGIKVKDVRLNGSTASHVLVQDIGWSYKDLDIIFRVDLPLESGFQLVKDVVLGTLLDFLPEGVNKEKITPMTLKEVYVQKLVKVYTEQDRWSLISLSNNNGRNVELKFVDSIRRQFEFSVDSFQIVLDSLLSFYDFSPENPMSRHFHPTVVGESVYGDFGASLDHLMNKLIATKRPEEIRGGGLLKYCNLLVRDFRPTSEEEFKGLERYMCSRFFIDFPDIGEQQRKLEAYLQSHFVGEEKSKYDYLMILRRVVNESTVCLMGHERRQTLNLISLTAFRVLAEQNAIPDASSVTCYYQPAPYVRDHNFSNYYVASCNQNIPTWLPCN